A part of Populus alba chromosome 8, ASM523922v2, whole genome shotgun sequence genomic DNA contains:
- the LOC118052260 gene encoding ultraviolet-B receptor UVR8 isoform X4: MRGRTFVAAVAVLPWPFPETPEAFPLPTEASIVKAAAGWAHCVAATDNGEVYTWGWKECIPSGKVFSDQSGAGGMEKDVFERQNLFFTEQGSPRSQGSRSSGGSGTLSGLDGRGSKDESTKRRRILSAKQAAESSSTGDETPSAFPCLVTLNPGVRIVTVSAGGRHTLALSVSDIGQVWGWGYGGEGQLGLGSRIRMVSSPHPIPCIDSSYGKERAAVLSRGGMTSEGQGFRVPGTYVKGIACGGRHSAVITDAGALLTFGWGLYGQCGQGSTDDELSPTCVSSLLGIRIEGVAAGLWHTVCVSADGDLYTFGGNQFGQLGTGGDQAETLPRLLEAPSLENIHAKTISCGARHSTVISEDGKVFCWGWNKYGQLGLGDVIDRNVPSQVTIDGCVPKNVACGWWHTLLLAESPT, translated from the exons gAAACTCCTGAGGCTTTCCCTCTCCCAACAGAGGCTTCCATTGTAAAAGCTGCGGCTGGCTGGGCGCATTGTGTAGCAGCTACAG ACAATGGAGAAGTCTATACATGGGGATGGAAAGAATGTATTCCCTCAGGGAAAGTCTTTAGTGATCAATCAGGGGCGGGAGGAATGGAGAAGGATGTGTTTGAAAGGCAGAATCTTTTTTTTACAGAGCAAG GCAGCCCTCGCTCTCAAGGTTCAAGGTCCAGTGGTGGAAGTGGAACTTTGTCCGGGCTTGATGGTAGAGGAAGTAAAGATGAAAGTACAAAGAGGCGGAGAATATTATCAGCAAAACAAGCAGCTGAAAGCTCATCCACTGGAGATGAAACACCGTCAGCTTTCCCATGCCTAGTAACACTTAATCCCGGAGTGAGGATTGTCACTGTTTCTGCTGGCGGGCGCCACACTTTAGCATTGTCAG TTTCAGATATAGGACAGGTGTGGGGTTGGGGCTATGGTGGCGAAGGGCAGCTTGGTTTGGGCTCCCGAATACGGATGGTGTCCTCTCCTCATCCCATACCTTGCATTGACTCTTCTTATGGAAAAGAGAGAGCTGCAGTGCTTTCTCGAGGGGGCATGACTTCAGAGGGACAGGGTTTTAGAGTTCCTGGAACTTATGTTAAAGGGATCGCTTGTGGAGGTCGACACAGTGCAGTGATTACAG ATGCTGGAGCATTACTTACTTTTGGCTGGGGACTTTATGGACAG tgtGGTCAAGGAAGTACAGATGATGAGTTAAGCCCTACTTGTGTATCTTCCTTGCTGGGAATTAGGATAGAGGGAGTTGCTGCAGGGCTATGGCATACAGTCTGTGTTTCTGCTGATGGTGATCTCTACACATTTGGTGGGAATCAGTTTGGACAGTTGGGAACTGGTGGTGACCAAGCAGAG ACTCTTCCCAGACTCTTGGAAGCTCCGAGCTTGGAAAATATACATGCAAAAACTATTTCTTGTGGGGCTCGCCACAGTACTGTAATTTCAG AGGATGGAAAAGTGTTCTGCTGGGGCTGGAACAAGTATGGCCAG CTTGGCTTGGGTGATGTGATTGACCGCAATGTTCCTTCTCAAGTTACCATTGATGGCTGTGTCCCTAAAAATGTAGCATGTGGCTGGTGGCATACCCTACTTCTGGCCGAGTCACCTACCTGA